The following proteins are co-located in the Halarcobacter sp. genome:
- the mnmG gene encoding tRNA uridine-5-carboxymethylaminomethyl(34) synthesis enzyme MnmG: MKYDVIVVGGGHAGIEASLVAARMGKKTLLITMLVEQIGAASCNPAIGGLAKGHLVRELDAIGGEMGLCTDYAGIQFRILNASKGAAVQGSRAQIDMDEYRHYMRKVCHNTPNLEVYQDEVSSLLMEDNKVYGVKTKLGEEFEAKKVILTTGTFMRGLIHIGENKYDAGRAWELPSSTLSIQLKELGLNVGRLKTGTPARIDSNSINFDVMDAHGGDEKPTPFSFRTDKSNFNPKQYPCYITYTNVGTHDTITGNFHRAPLFTGQIQGSGPRYCPSIEDKVNRFSERERHQLFLEPQTKMCTEYYINGLSTSLPIDVQKEMIHSINGLENAKIIRYGYAIEYDYVDPTELKHTLETKKIENLYHAGQINATTGYEEAASQGLIAGINAALAIDEKEPFILRRDEAYIGVLIDDLVTKGTNEPYRMFTSRAEYRLLLREESADLRLSKYGHELGLISDEQMDIVEHKRKTLSDAVEFMANEWFTSKKENLELLESLGEDKIKDRSLLIDIVGRNTVDASKFDKLVPSLANTDEYLKEQIIIEAKYYRYVAKQKKQIEKMKKMLQMTIPENFNYKVIPGLSNEVVEKLEKFRPPTLFNASEISGVTPAAIDIIHMYLNVKNKTSK, from the coding sequence ATGAAATATGATGTAATCGTAGTTGGAGGGGGTCATGCAGGAATTGAAGCCTCTTTAGTAGCTGCAAGAATGGGTAAAAAAACCTTACTTATAACTATGCTTGTTGAGCAAATAGGTGCTGCAAGTTGTAACCCTGCAATTGGTGGTCTTGCAAAAGGTCACTTAGTTAGAGAACTTGATGCCATTGGTGGAGAGATGGGACTTTGTACAGACTATGCTGGTATCCAATTTAGAATTCTAAATGCCTCAAAAGGTGCGGCTGTTCAAGGAAGTAGAGCTCAAATCGATATGGATGAGTATAGACACTACATGAGAAAAGTTTGTCACAATACTCCTAATCTTGAAGTTTATCAAGATGAAGTAAGTTCATTACTAATGGAAGATAATAAAGTTTATGGTGTAAAAACAAAACTTGGTGAAGAGTTTGAAGCCAAAAAAGTTATCCTTACAACAGGTACTTTTATGAGAGGACTTATCCATATAGGTGAAAATAAATATGATGCGGGTAGAGCTTGGGAGTTACCATCATCTACATTATCTATTCAATTAAAAGAGTTAGGACTAAATGTAGGAAGACTAAAAACAGGAACACCTGCAAGAATCGATTCTAACTCTATTAATTTTGATGTGATGGATGCACATGGTGGAGATGAAAAACCAACACCATTTTCATTTAGAACAGATAAATCAAACTTCAATCCAAAACAATATCCATGTTATATAACATATACAAATGTAGGAACACACGACACAATTACAGGAAACTTCCATAGAGCTCCACTATTTACAGGACAAATTCAAGGAAGTGGTCCAAGATATTGTCCAAGTATAGAAGATAAAGTAAATAGATTTTCAGAAAGGGAAAGACACCAGCTATTCCTAGAGCCTCAAACAAAAATGTGTACAGAATACTATATAAATGGATTATCAACATCTTTACCTATTGATGTTCAAAAAGAGATGATTCACTCTATCAATGGTTTAGAAAATGCAAAAATCATCAGATATGGTTATGCTATTGAGTATGATTATGTTGACCCTACAGAGTTAAAACATACCCTTGAAACAAAAAAGATTGAGAACCTATACCATGCAGGTCAAATCAATGCAACAACAGGATATGAAGAAGCAGCCTCTCAAGGTTTGATTGCAGGAATAAATGCAGCTTTAGCGATAGATGAAAAAGAACCTTTTATCCTAAGACGAGATGAAGCTTATATTGGGGTTTTAATTGATGATTTAGTTACAAAAGGGACAAATGAACCATATAGAATGTTTACAAGCCGTGCAGAATATAGACTTCTTCTAAGGGAAGAGAGTGCTGATTTAAGACTAAGTAAATATGGACATGAACTTGGACTAATCTCTGATGAACAAATGGATATAGTTGAGCATAAAAGAAAAACTCTAAGTGATGCAGTTGAATTTATGGCAAATGAATGGTTCACTTCAAAAAAAGAGAACCTAGAACTACTTGAAAGTCTAGGTGAAGACAAAATCAAAGATAGATCACTACTTATTGATATAGTAGGAAGAAATACAGTAGATGCATCAAAATTTGATAAACTTGTTCCAAGCCTTGCTAATACAGATGAATACCTAAAAGAACAAATCATAATAGAAGCAAAATATTATAGATATGTTGCAAAACAAAAAAAACAAATAGAAAAAATGAAAAAAATGCTTCAAATGACAATCCCTGAGAACTTTAATTATAAAGTAATTCCAGGTTTATCAAATGAAGTTGTAGAAAAACTAGAAAAATTTAGACCACCTACACTATTTAATGCAAGTGAAATATCAGGAGTAACACCAGCTGCTATTGATATTATTCATATGTATTTAAATGTGAAAAATAAAACATCAAAATAG
- a CDS encoding cation:proton antiporter, whose amino-acid sequence MSNGELLNSTLYLFVVATILVTLSKRLGLGSILGLLIAGVIVGPYSPGPILTKEVEAVRHITEFGVVLLLFVIGLEMQPKKLWSMRKEVFGLGSGQILISGFFIFLYSIYYSNSWQVALLVGLTFALSSTAFVMQILQEKGELYTPKGKSSFSILLMQDLAVVPLLALVPILAEKGNLTDGHPVWQQVLIAIGLILLVLAFGKYIVPKMLDYLARHQNKDAFFFSVILSVVFAAWAMEHAGLSMALGAFIMGMILSSSQYHYQIQANIEPYKGLLMTLFFVAVGMSVDLEAMMNDPLILVQHLVVIMSIKIVALFLLMLYMGYKRSTAISVSFLLAQSGEFGFVLFGAAKALGVISDQMFVAAVTIISFSMLLTPLVVRLSEKIAEKFDNTPIEIKSAYVPEEQWKGVIIAGYGRVGRLVATMLHHANVPFVAFDADIHRVELGQKEGRAVYFGELSDLDFLSQIGLDRASLVIVTVDNHHTSSKIVSHIRNRFPALRILSRTKNMKTRDALLKHGASWAMPESSEGSLRLGAETLLSLGRTREEVIELLTFFRKDDYETIRRLHDGIESDD is encoded by the coding sequence ATGTCAAATGGCGAATTGTTAAACTCTACACTTTATCTATTTGTAGTTGCCACTATTTTAGTTACTTTATCTAAACGTTTAGGATTAGGTAGTATTTTGGGACTTCTTATTGCAGGTGTGATTGTAGGTCCTTATTCTCCTGGTCCAATTTTGACAAAAGAGGTTGAAGCTGTTCGTCATATCACTGAGTTTGGGGTTGTACTTTTACTTTTTGTAATTGGTCTTGAGATGCAACCTAAAAAACTTTGGAGTATGAGAAAAGAGGTTTTTGGATTAGGAAGTGGACAAATTCTTATTTCTGGATTTTTTATATTTTTATATTCGATCTATTATTCTAATTCTTGGCAAGTTGCTTTATTAGTAGGTTTAACTTTTGCCCTATCTTCAACAGCATTTGTTATGCAAATATTACAAGAAAAAGGTGAACTTTATACCCCAAAAGGGAAAAGTAGTTTTTCAATTTTACTTATGCAGGATTTAGCAGTCGTACCTCTACTTGCATTAGTTCCTATTTTGGCAGAAAAAGGTAATCTTACAGATGGTCATCCAGTTTGGCAACAAGTTCTTATAGCTATAGGATTAATCTTACTTGTTCTAGCTTTCGGGAAATATATTGTTCCTAAAATGCTAGATTATTTAGCAAGACACCAAAATAAAGATGCCTTCTTTTTCTCAGTTATTTTATCTGTAGTATTTGCTGCTTGGGCTATGGAACATGCAGGTTTATCTATGGCTTTAGGTGCTTTTATTATGGGTATGATTTTATCAAGTTCACAATATCATTATCAAATCCAAGCAAATATTGAACCCTACAAAGGGCTTCTTATGACGCTATTTTTTGTTGCAGTTGGTATGTCTGTAGATTTAGAAGCGATGATGAATGACCCTCTTATATTAGTTCAACACTTAGTTGTAATTATGAGTATAAAGATAGTTGCACTTTTTCTTCTTATGCTTTATATGGGATATAAACGCTCTACAGCAATATCAGTATCCTTTCTTTTAGCTCAAAGTGGAGAGTTTGGTTTTGTATTGTTTGGTGCAGCCAAAGCTTTAGGAGTTATTAGTGACCAAATGTTTGTAGCAGCAGTTACAATAATCTCATTTAGTATGCTTCTAACACCATTAGTTGTTAGATTAAGTGAAAAAATTGCAGAAAAATTTGACAATACCCCAATTGAAATAAAATCAGCATATGTACCTGAAGAGCAATGGAAAGGTGTGATAATTGCTGGTTATGGTAGAGTTGGAAGATTAGTTGCGACTATGCTTCATCATGCAAATGTACCTTTTGTAGCTTTCGATGCAGATATTCATAGAGTTGAATTAGGTCAAAAAGAGGGTCGTGCAGTCTATTTTGGTGAGTTAAGCGATTTAGACTTTTTGTCTCAAATTGGTTTAGACAGAGCAAGCTTAGTGATTGTTACAGTTGATAATCATCACACCTCATCAAAAATAGTTTCTCATATAAGAAATAGATTTCCAGCACTTAGAATCTTATCTCGTACAAAAAATATGAAAACAAGGGATGCTCTACTTAAACATGGCGCTTCATGGGCTATGCCTGAGTCTTCAGAAGGAAGCTTAAGATTAGGAGCAGAGACTCTTTTAAGCTTAGGAAGAACAAGAGAAGAGGTAATTGAACTTTTAACATTTTTTAGGAAAGATGATTATGAAACAATAAGAAGATTACACGATGGAATAGAGAGTGATGACTAG
- the ccoG gene encoding cytochrome c oxidase accessory protein CcoG has protein sequence MEAQTATLKKTPYRIKRYYAYIVATMVALIVPFITINGNHIFLLSFDKKQLHLMGVAFDMQELYLMPFLLMLLFLGIFAVTAIGGRAWCGWSCPQTIFRVVYRDLIESKLLGLRRIKNKQKEPNWKKAENASKRVIAILIWSLLAIIAAADFMWYFVPPEDFFAYIQNPAEHWFLIGFVLIIAAFLVYDVVWMKENFCVYICPYSRVQSVLYDDDTYQAIYSTKRGGNIYNDSKEKIIFKQKDLPNAEDECTACESCVTVCPTHIDIRKGLQLECINCLECVDACTTVMGKLGKESLVQWTSTRDIEKNEPTKIFRKSTIMYSVALIVIIGLLFVMGGEKEHMLLNVNKTTQLYKVKEGNVVTNNFLFLFQNTDSKTHTYDLEVVDNPDIKITRFRPFKLSPKKMAKKVVILQTDKILVNDATKDTPITVTIRAFAVDEPEKVTVFRKAVFIYPRADKLKK, from the coding sequence ATGGAAGCACAAACAGCGACTTTAAAAAAGACTCCATACCGAATAAAAAGGTATTACGCTTATATAGTTGCAACTATGGTTGCTTTAATTGTACCATTTATTACAATTAACGGAAATCATATATTTTTATTATCATTTGATAAAAAGCAACTTCACTTAATGGGTGTTGCATTTGATATGCAAGAATTATATTTAATGCCATTTCTACTTATGTTATTATTTTTAGGAATTTTTGCAGTTACTGCAATTGGAGGAAGAGCATGGTGTGGATGGTCATGTCCACAGACAATCTTTAGGGTTGTATATAGAGATTTAATTGAAAGCAAACTTTTAGGTCTTAGAAGAATTAAAAACAAACAAAAAGAACCTAATTGGAAAAAAGCAGAAAATGCTTCAAAAAGAGTTATTGCGATTCTAATTTGGTCTTTACTAGCTATCATAGCAGCAGCAGACTTTATGTGGTACTTTGTTCCACCCGAAGATTTCTTTGCATATATTCAAAATCCAGCAGAACACTGGTTTTTAATAGGTTTTGTTTTAATTATTGCTGCATTTTTAGTATATGATGTAGTATGGATGAAAGAAAACTTTTGTGTATATATTTGTCCTTATTCAAGAGTTCAATCAGTTCTTTATGATGATGATACCTACCAAGCAATTTACTCTACAAAAAGAGGTGGTAATATCTATAATGATTCAAAAGAAAAAATCATTTTTAAACAAAAAGACTTACCAAATGCAGAGGATGAATGTACAGCATGTGAATCATGTGTAACAGTATGTCCAACTCATATTGACATTAGAAAAGGTTTACAACTTGAATGTATTAACTGTTTAGAGTGTGTTGATGCATGTACAACAGTTATGGGTAAATTAGGAAAAGAATCTTTAGTTCAATGGACAAGTACAAGAGATATAGAGAAAAATGAACCTACTAAAATATTTAGAAAATCTACAATTATGTACTCAGTTGCACTTATTGTTATTATTGGTCTTTTATTTGTAATGGGTGGAGAAAAAGAACATATGTTGTTAAATGTAAATAAAACAACACAACTATATAAAGTAAAAGAGGGGAATGTTGTAACAAATAACTTCTTATTCCTTTTCCAAAACACTGATTCTAAAACTCATACTTATGATTTAGAAGTAGTAGATAATCCAGATATTAAAATTACAAGATTTAGACCATTTAAATTAAGCCCTAAAAAAATGGCTAAAAAAGTAGTTATTTTACAAACAGATAAAATACTTGTAAATGACGCTACAAAAGATACACCAATTACTGTTACAATCAGAGCTTTCGCAGTTGATGAACCTGAAAAAGTAACTGTATTTAGAAAAGCGGTATTTATATACCCAAGAGCTGACAAGCTAAAAAAATAA
- a CDS encoding CTP synthase, translating into MTKFIFVTGGVLSSLGKGITSASIATILKQSGFQVSMLKIDPYLNVDPGTMSPLEHGEVFVTADGAETDLDLGNYERFIDKTLTAKNSFTTGQVYQSVIRRERKGGYLGKTIQVIPHVVDEIKDRIYAAADDNDFLIIELGGTVGDIEGLPFMEAIRAMKHELPKTSTMNIHVSLIPYIKAAGELKTKPTQHSVQELRRIGITPHMLVCRTEKPLPKNLKDKLALSCDIDRNAVIEAGDAQSIYQVPLHFIKEGILNPLSDHFNVKLKPNMEKWDTLVKNILVPQDEVTIAFVGKYLDLKESYKSLIEALIHAGAHLNTKVNIHWCDSQRIEDSGAYDIIGNADGILVAGGFGHRGVLGKLEAIKYARENKIPYLGICLGMQLAIIEYARNVLEIEDANSVEFDTETPNPFIYLIDEFIDQSGNKQVRTKKSPMGGTMRLGEYPFEPLKGSNLQKAYGKENVYYERHRHRYEANPAYKEQLEKAGMIITGQSNGLIEAVEIKDHPWFVGVQFHPEFTSHLETPNPIILEFVKQANATK; encoded by the coding sequence ATGACTAAATTCATATTTGTTACAGGTGGGGTTTTAAGCTCACTAGGAAAAGGTATTACCTCAGCTTCTATAGCAACTATTTTGAAACAATCAGGTTTTCAAGTTTCAATGCTAAAGATCGATCCATACCTAAATGTTGATCCAGGGACAATGAGCCCACTAGAGCATGGAGAGGTTTTTGTTACAGCTGATGGTGCAGAAACAGACTTGGATTTAGGAAACTACGAAAGATTTATAGATAAAACTCTTACAGCAAAAAACTCTTTTACTACAGGTCAAGTTTACCAAAGTGTAATTAGAAGAGAAAGAAAAGGTGGATATCTAGGTAAAACTATCCAAGTTATTCCACATGTTGTAGATGAGATTAAAGATAGAATCTACGCAGCAGCAGATGACAACGACTTTCTAATCATAGAACTTGGTGGAACAGTAGGAGATATTGAAGGTCTTCCATTTATGGAAGCTATTAGAGCTATGAAACATGAATTACCAAAAACAAGTACAATGAATATTCATGTAAGTTTAATTCCCTATATCAAAGCAGCAGGGGAACTAAAAACAAAACCTACTCAACACTCGGTTCAAGAGTTAAGAAGAATCGGTATTACTCCCCATATGCTAGTTTGTAGAACTGAAAAACCTCTTCCAAAAAATCTTAAAGATAAACTTGCACTTTCATGTGATATTGATAGAAATGCAGTTATTGAAGCGGGTGATGCACAATCTATTTATCAAGTTCCTCTTCATTTTATTAAAGAGGGTATTTTAAATCCTTTATCTGATCACTTCAATGTAAAACTTAAACCAAACATGGAGAAATGGGATACTTTAGTAAAAAATATTCTTGTTCCACAAGATGAAGTTACTATTGCATTTGTAGGAAAATATTTAGATTTAAAAGAATCTTATAAATCATTAATTGAAGCACTTATTCACGCTGGAGCTCACTTAAATACTAAAGTTAATATTCACTGGTGTGATTCTCAAAGAATAGAAGATAGCGGAGCATATGATATTATCGGAAATGCTGATGGTATTTTAGTTGCAGGTGGTTTTGGACACAGAGGTGTTTTAGGAAAACTTGAAGCTATTAAATATGCAAGAGAAAATAAAATTCCATATCTTGGTATCTGTCTTGGGATGCAACTTGCAATTATAGAATATGCAAGAAATGTATTAGAGATTGAAGATGCTAACTCAGTTGAGTTTGACACAGAAACTCCAAATCCATTTATATATTTAATTGATGAATTTATTGACCAAAGTGGGAATAAACAAGTAAGAACAAAAAAATCTCCTATGGGAGGTACAATGAGACTTGGTGAATATCCATTTGAACCATTAAAAGGAAGTAATCTTCAAAAAGCATATGGAAAAGAAAATGTATATTATGAGAGACATAGACATAGATATGAAGCAAACCCTGCATATAAAGAACAATTAGAAAAAGCAGGTATGATAATAACTGGTCAATCAAATGGACTAATTGAAGCTGTTGAAATTAAAGATCATCCATGGTTTGTAGGAGTTCAATTCCACCCTGAATTTACTTCACATTTAGAAACACCAAATCCAATTATTTTAGAGTTTGTAAAACAAGCGAACGCTACTAAGTAA
- the recJ gene encoding single-stranded-DNA-specific exonuclease RecJ has translation MSKITKKELFDLLKARHENNQYTRLAQMPKPDTFKDIDKATKRIKKALDSNEQITIVGDYDVDGVVSTTIIVDFFKRIGIDVNHIIPNRFKHGYGLSPKIVDMIDSGLVITVDNGISAVNAAKKLKEKKIDLIITDHHTVGEELPDALAIINPKQKDCTFPFKDICGAQVAWYLCAAIKKEINADVNLQEFFDLLCVAIIADIMPMTNLNYTMVKHGLKLIKQSQRPAFIKINEMMQKNLYVSDDIGFTIAPKINSAGRMDDASVALSFLLSDNIYDANNSLQLLEELNCYRKVLQERISQKANNATNQEDNAVIVWGEDWHEGVIGIVASKLSNSYKKPAFIFSIKEGIAKGSARANANINLHSIISETSDLLIGFGGHKNAAGLSMKASNLEEFKERINTLLNIEPEELHIEHDVLGELDVSCVDIEFLNIIEKFEPYGLNNHRPIFRISNSKVMKSQLFGKDKNHLKLTLSNNGFVFEALQFHTENKILDEYIDLVVSINKNEFRGEISPQFLIQDIL, from the coding sequence ATGTCAAAAATTACGAAAAAAGAACTTTTCGATCTTTTAAAAGCAAGGCATGAGAATAATCAATATACTCGCCTTGCCCAAATGCCTAAACCTGATACTTTTAAAGATATAGACAAAGCTACAAAAAGAATAAAGAAAGCTTTAGATTCAAATGAACAGATTACTATTGTTGGAGATTATGATGTTGATGGAGTAGTTTCAACAACAATTATAGTAGACTTCTTCAAAAGAATAGGGATAGATGTAAATCATATTATTCCAAATAGATTTAAACATGGATATGGATTATCTCCTAAGATTGTGGATATGATTGATTCAGGATTAGTAATAACTGTAGATAACGGTATTTCTGCGGTGAATGCTGCAAAAAAATTAAAAGAGAAAAAGATTGATTTGATTATTACCGATCATCATACAGTAGGAGAAGAACTCCCTGATGCTTTAGCAATAATAAATCCTAAACAAAAAGATTGTACTTTTCCATTTAAAGATATTTGTGGGGCACAAGTTGCTTGGTATCTATGTGCAGCAATAAAAAAAGAGATTAATGCAGATGTAAATTTACAAGAGTTTTTTGATCTTTTATGTGTTGCTATTATAGCTGATATAATGCCTATGACTAATCTAAACTATACTATGGTTAAACATGGTCTAAAATTAATAAAACAATCTCAAAGACCAGCATTTATAAAAATAAATGAAATGATGCAAAAAAATCTATATGTTTCAGATGACATTGGATTTACAATTGCACCTAAAATCAATAGCGCAGGAAGGATGGATGATGCATCTGTAGCATTATCTTTTCTACTTTCTGATAACATATATGATGCAAATAACTCATTACAACTTTTAGAAGAATTAAATTGTTATAGAAAAGTTCTTCAAGAAAGAATCTCTCAAAAAGCAAACAATGCTACAAACCAAGAAGACAATGCAGTAATAGTTTGGGGAGAAGATTGGCATGAAGGTGTTATTGGGATTGTAGCATCTAAACTATCCAATTCATATAAAAAGCCTGCCTTTATTTTTTCAATCAAAGAGGGAATTGCAAAAGGAAGTGCTAGAGCAAATGCAAATATAAATCTTCACTCTATTATCTCAGAAACTTCTGATTTATTGATTGGTTTTGGTGGACACAAAAATGCTGCTGGTTTATCAATGAAAGCATCAAATCTAGAAGAGTTTAAAGAAAGAATTAATACTTTACTAAATATAGAACCAGAAGAGTTACATATAGAGCATGATGTTTTAGGAGAACTTGATGTCTCATGTGTAGACATAGAGTTTTTAAATATTATTGAAAAGTTTGAACCATATGGTTTAAACAATCATCGACCAATTTTTAGAATATCTAATTCTAAAGTTATGAAATCCCAACTTTTTGGGAAAGACAAAAATCACTTAAAACTTACATTAAGTAACAATGGCTTTGTATTTGAAGCTTTACAATTTCATACAGAAAATAAAATACTAGATGAGTATATAGATTTAGTAGTATCAATAAATAAAAATGAATTTAGAGGGGAAATAAGCCCTCAATTTTTAATCCAAGATATTCTATAA
- a CDS encoding FlgO family outer membrane protein — MNNSFIKVLKYSFLSILLISFFTGCGNIAKTIGSKSPIYHKNLTGANNFNSLVENLIQKQETKVSQYVSMEEVVLVPDFVNINRLRNRSKLGFLLSEQMKNSLSKRGIIVKEIELGKDFQYGKHGFNLLTRDQKDIKDKEIDNNYAFVGTYSITTQSLIVFIKLIDINNGNILSSAYSETLIDEEILDLERSASQPLIISPMVL; from the coding sequence ATGAATAATTCTTTTATAAAAGTATTGAAATATAGTTTTCTTTCAATACTTTTAATCTCTTTTTTTACTGGATGTGGAAATATAGCTAAAACAATAGGAAGTAAATCTCCTATCTATCATAAAAACTTAACTGGTGCAAATAACTTTAATTCATTAGTTGAGAATCTTATACAAAAACAAGAAACAAAAGTCTCACAATATGTCTCTATGGAAGAGGTGGTTTTAGTACCAGATTTTGTAAATATTAATAGATTAAGAAACCGTTCAAAGTTAGGGTTTCTTTTATCTGAGCAAATGAAAAACTCTTTATCGAAAAGAGGAATTATTGTAAAAGAGATTGAGCTTGGAAAAGATTTCCAGTATGGTAAACATGGATTTAATCTACTTACAAGAGACCAAAAAGATATAAAAGATAAAGAGATTGATAATAACTATGCTTTTGTAGGAACTTATAGTATCACTACACAAAGTCTTATTGTTTTTATTAAGCTTATTGATATAAATAATGGAAATATATTAAGTTCTGCATATAGTGAAACTTTGATTGATGAAGAGATTTTAGATTTAGAGAGAAGTGCATCTCAACCTCTTATTATCTCTCCTATGGTTTTATAG
- a CDS encoding FlgO family outer membrane protein produces the protein MYKTFAKSCLVAATVSLFLGCSVKSPFQQSYSDNSVDKENQKVQLTKQHIEVANDMQQNVTTQYTLEGTINSLATQMMQNQKMSTSKPVLITSFVRLDNFKKTTEFGRVVSESLINEMSNRGFNIIEYRGQMAVSINERGEYFITRNPHKLKDKIPNTYVVVGTYSRQYGKVMLNARVMDNITGKIISSARATFQHNRRNDCILFKDCKPARTIKIIEEK, from the coding sequence ATGTATAAAACTTTCGCTAAATCTTGCCTTGTAGCTGCAACCGTTTCATTATTTTTAGGGTGTTCAGTAAAATCACCATTTCAACAAAGTTATTCAGATAATTCAGTTGACAAAGAAAATCAAAAAGTTCAGCTTACAAAACAACATATAGAAGTTGCAAATGATATGCAACAAAATGTTACTACACAATATACACTTGAAGGAACAATAAACTCATTAGCTACACAAATGATGCAAAATCAAAAGATGAGTACAAGTAAACCAGTTCTAATCACATCTTTTGTAAGACTTGATAATTTTAAGAAAACTACAGAGTTTGGAAGAGTTGTAAGTGAAAGTTTAATAAATGAGATGTCTAACAGAGGCTTTAATATCATAGAATACAGAGGTCAGATGGCTGTATCTATAAATGAAAGAGGTGAATATTTCATTACTAGAAATCCTCATAAATTAAAAGATAAAATACCTAATACTTACGTAGTAGTTGGTACTTATTCTAGACAGTATGGAAAAGTTATGCTTAATGCAAGAGTTATGGATAATATTACAGGTAAAATAATCTCAAGTGCTAGAGCAACTTTCCAACACAATAGAAGAAATGATTGTATTCTTTTTAAAGATTGTAAACCAGCAAGAACTATTAAAATTATTGAAGAAAAATAG
- a CDS encoding DJ-1 family glyoxalase III → MSKILLPISNGFEEIEALTIADVCRRAEIEVTIASIEDIEVLGAHKISINADTLLKDINPDDFDMIVLPGGLPNAFNLADDELLKKILKKFKNDNKYIGAICAAPYALHKADVLNKEYTCYPSFEQKIDSSNYIEDKIIVKDEKVITSKGPATAMPFALELVKMLKGEEVSTQVKNALLA, encoded by the coding sequence ATGTCAAAAATTTTATTACCAATTTCAAATGGCTTTGAAGAGATTGAAGCTTTAACTATAGCTGATGTTTGTAGACGGGCAGAGATAGAAGTTACTATAGCCTCAATAGAGGATATAGAAGTTTTAGGTGCGCATAAAATCTCTATTAATGCGGATACGCTTTTAAAAGATATAAATCCAGATGATTTTGATATGATTGTTTTACCAGGTGGGTTACCAAATGCCTTTAATCTTGCAGATGATGAACTACTAAAGAAAATTTTAAAAAAATTTAAAAATGATAATAAATATATTGGTGCAATTTGCGCTGCACCTTATGCATTACACAAAGCAGATGTATTAAACAAAGAGTACACTTGTTACCCAAGCTTTGAGCAAAAAATCGACTCTTCAAATTATATTGAAGATAAAATTATTGTAAAAGATGAAAAAGTTATAACTTCAAAAGGTCCTGCTACAGCCATGCCTTTTGCACTAGAACTTGTAAAAATGCTTAAAGGTGAAGAAGTTTCAACCCAAGTAAAAAATGCTCTTTTAGCTTAA